From Veillonella dispar, one genomic window encodes:
- a CDS encoding NfeD family protein: protein MEFLVWMAIGIALMAVELVVPGGILGLIGYCTFLWGVYVALGEGTVALYAVLGLTALLIVLIIVFFNHFEKTWIGKLFTLGQRSTTKAGYVSNDVLDDLVGKEGVAHTTLRPAGIAKIDGNLVDVVTEGDFIDAGSPIVVLRVVGGRNIVRKRD from the coding sequence ATGGAGTTTTTAGTATGGATGGCTATAGGGATTGCCCTAATGGCTGTAGAACTCGTTGTTCCAGGTGGTATTTTGGGACTCATCGGTTATTGTACATTCCTTTGGGGTGTGTATGTAGCCCTTGGAGAAGGTACGGTGGCGCTATATGCCGTACTAGGATTAACAGCCTTGTTAATTGTCCTTATCATCGTGTTCTTTAATCACTTTGAAAAGACTTGGATAGGCAAATTGTTTACCTTAGGGCAACGATCTACGACAAAAGCTGGTTATGTATCTAATGATGTATTAGATGACTTAGTCGGTAAAGAAGGCGTAGCTCATACTACACTACGCCCTGCAGGTATTGCTAAAATTGATGGTAATTTGGTGGATGTTGTGACCGAAGGGGACTTCATCGATGCCGGTTCACCTATTGTGGTGCTTCGTGTTGTGGGCGGCCGCAATATAGTTAGAAAGCGCGATTAA
- the uraA gene encoding uracil permease, which translates to MKDYIDIQERPSWGRMLPLSFQHLFAMFGSTVLVPYLLKVDPATALFMNGIGTLLYLFVCKGKIPAYLGSSFAFIAPVAGVLSAGLGYEAAKGAFVVFGLSFVILSILVRYIGTRWIDKLFPPAAMGAIVAIIGLELAPVAMSMSGLIGNQDLGMSHSQAIFISMFSLVVTLLGTVVFRGFLAVIPVLIGVVSGYILSAFMGVVDFSGVEAAPWFSLPQFYGMPVFDINAIIMIMPALFVVFAEHVGHLVVTSNIVSKDLMKEPGLQRSLLGDGLANILSGFFGATPNTTYGENIGVLAITRCFSVWVIGGAAVLAMIISFVGKVAALIHAIPVPVMGGVSILLFGIIAASGLRMLVERKVDYTNPVNMILTSVILVVGLSGAELAVGPVVLKGMGLATVVGMAMSIILLILQKTGVGNDQLKKQKYNYSQTY; encoded by the coding sequence ATGAAGGATTATATTGATATCCAAGAACGCCCGTCCTGGGGGCGAATGTTGCCACTTAGTTTCCAGCATTTATTTGCTATGTTTGGTTCTACTGTATTGGTACCATATTTGTTAAAAGTAGATCCGGCAACAGCTTTATTCATGAATGGTATCGGTACATTACTGTATTTATTCGTTTGTAAAGGCAAAATCCCTGCATACCTCGGTTCTAGCTTTGCTTTCATTGCTCCTGTAGCAGGCGTATTATCTGCAGGTCTCGGTTATGAGGCTGCAAAGGGGGCCTTCGTTGTATTTGGTTTATCCTTTGTAATTTTATCTATTCTCGTTCGTTATATTGGTACTCGTTGGATCGATAAGTTATTCCCTCCAGCAGCGATGGGGGCTATCGTAGCTATTATCGGTTTGGAATTAGCGCCAGTAGCGATGAGTATGTCTGGCCTTATTGGTAATCAAGATTTAGGCATGAGCCACAGCCAAGCTATTTTTATCTCTATGTTTTCCTTAGTTGTTACCTTGCTTGGTACTGTTGTGTTCCGTGGCTTCTTAGCTGTAATCCCTGTTTTGATTGGCGTTGTTTCCGGCTATATCTTGTCTGCCTTCATGGGCGTTGTTGATTTCTCTGGTGTAGAGGCTGCTCCTTGGTTCTCTTTACCACAGTTCTATGGCATGCCTGTATTTGATATTAATGCCATTATTATGATTATGCCAGCACTCTTTGTAGTATTTGCTGAGCACGTAGGTCACTTAGTTGTAACGAGCAACATTGTATCAAAAGACTTGATGAAAGAACCAGGTTTACAACGTTCCTTGCTCGGTGATGGCCTTGCGAACATCCTTTCTGGTTTCTTTGGTGCTACACCAAATACGACATACGGTGAAAATATCGGTGTCCTCGCTATTACTCGTTGCTTTAGTGTATGGGTAATTGGTGGTGCTGCGGTTCTTGCGATGATTATCTCCTTTGTAGGTAAAGTAGCTGCTCTTATCCATGCTATTCCAGTACCAGTTATGGGTGGTGTATCCATTCTCTTGTTCGGTATCATTGCAGCATCCGGTTTGCGCATGCTTGTAGAACGCAAGGTAGATTATACAAACCCTGTTAATATGATCTTAACATCTGTTATCCTTGTTGTAGGTCTTAGCGGTGCAGAACTTGCTGTAGGTCCTGTTGTATTGAAAGGTATGGGCCTTGCGACTGTAGTAGGTATGGCAATGAGTATCATCTTATTGATTCTTCAAAAAACAGGCGTTGGTAATGACCAATTGAAAAAACAGAAGTATAATTACAGTCAAACCTATTGA
- a CDS encoding MFS transporter, with protein sequence MDKAKEALWTRSFVLDTLINFLVFLIYYLLIVIIAVVAKDNLHATASQAGLAVGIYIIGTVVARLLAGRFISILGCRKMLYLGLLIYLVSTAMYFYTPNLLMLDSVRFLNGFAYGITSTATSTIVAAIIPMSRRGEGINYYGLSTSLAAAVGPFLGILMLHSLGYDFIIAFCVALIILCGIGSVLMKFEEPKLDIESEERKGIRISDYIEPRMNSISLVSVLVGFAYSGVIGFMAAYTKDLNLILAGTFFFVVYAVVITITRPLLGIVFDMKGENFVLYPCFISLALGIFLLSIAHSTWLILLSAVFVGLGYGTFMSNGQAVTVKIVPVHRIGVATSTYFIALDMGLGFGPYILGAIKEVVGYTSMFHVTVVVALLAFVAYYFLYGRYVGTEKDLSLKARAEEEQIRNRKRNGKLA encoded by the coding sequence ATGGATAAGGCTAAAGAGGCCTTATGGACAAGATCCTTTGTCCTTGATACTTTGATTAATTTCTTAGTATTTTTGATTTATTACTTATTAATCGTTATTATTGCAGTAGTGGCAAAGGATAATCTTCATGCTACAGCAAGTCAAGCTGGCTTGGCCGTTGGTATTTATATTATTGGTACCGTTGTTGCTCGGTTGTTGGCGGGACGGTTCATTAGTATCTTGGGCTGTCGTAAGATGTTGTACCTTGGTTTGTTAATTTATTTGGTTTCAACAGCCATGTACTTCTATACACCTAATCTATTGATGCTCGATAGTGTTCGTTTCTTAAATGGTTTTGCATACGGTATTACCTCGACTGCTACAAGTACAATCGTAGCGGCTATTATTCCAATGTCACGCCGTGGTGAAGGGATTAACTACTATGGCTTGTCTACATCTCTTGCTGCTGCAGTAGGCCCATTCTTGGGGATTTTAATGCTACATAGCCTTGGTTATGACTTTATCATCGCATTCTGTGTTGCTCTTATCATCCTTTGTGGTATTGGTTCTGTTCTTATGAAGTTTGAGGAACCTAAGCTCGATATTGAATCTGAAGAACGTAAGGGCATTAGAATTTCCGATTATATTGAACCACGTATGAACTCTATTAGTCTTGTTTCTGTACTAGTAGGTTTTGCATACTCTGGTGTTATCGGCTTTATGGCAGCCTATACAAAAGATTTAAATCTTATCTTAGCAGGCACATTCTTCTTCGTTGTGTATGCTGTAGTTATTACTATAACAAGACCATTACTTGGTATTGTGTTTGATATGAAAGGGGAAAACTTTGTTCTTTACCCTTGCTTCATATCCTTAGCCCTTGGTATTTTCTTATTATCCATCGCTCACTCTACATGGCTTATTCTCTTATCCGCTGTGTTTGTTGGCCTTGGTTACGGTACATTCATGTCAAACGGTCAAGCCGTAACTGTTAAAATTGTGCCGGTTCACCGTATTGGTGTTGCCACATCCACATACTTTATTGCCTTAGATATGGGGTTAGGTTTTGGTCCATACATCTTAGGTGCTATTAAAGAGGTAGTAGGCTATACAAGCATGTTCCACGTTACTGTTGTAGTAGCACTTCTTGCCTTCGTTGCGTACTATTTCTTATATGGTCGTTATGTAGGTACTGAAAAAGATCTTTCTTTGAAAGCTCGTGCTGAAGAAGAACAAATTAGAAATCGTAAACGCAATGGTAAACTTGCGTAG
- a CDS encoding helix-turn-helix domain-containing protein translates to MYRNVRVIPKQLLEQLYVEKQWSVREVAEYFQCSVDTIMRRMKAYDIERRPLKKDINMVHVQALYESGKWSLHSLAKRYDVSITTMASRMKEYGLACQRSTKNVAIDPVRICRAYKSGNTSDSIARMYGISRWKVHHVLRHMGMCTTLKVKPSRKVDEMAYLYIHHHMSTDDIGLAYGIRGSTVAMYLREQGIEIRSNILELDENRIKNLRAQGYGVAKIAQMMGCSASAVRKRLAMKKYISP, encoded by the coding sequence ATGTATCGTAATGTGCGCGTTATACCTAAACAGTTACTGGAACAATTATATGTAGAGAAACAGTGGAGTGTTCGCGAGGTGGCAGAGTATTTTCAGTGTAGTGTAGATACTATTATGCGGCGTATGAAGGCATATGATATTGAGCGAAGACCGTTGAAGAAGGATATAAATATGGTTCATGTACAAGCTCTATATGAGTCAGGTAAGTGGTCATTACATTCTTTAGCGAAGCGTTATGATGTATCGATTACGACGATGGCAAGTCGGATGAAAGAATATGGACTAGCTTGTCAGCGTTCGACCAAGAATGTAGCTATCGATCCGGTGCGTATTTGTAGGGCCTATAAAAGTGGAAATACGTCAGACTCAATTGCGCGTATGTATGGCATATCCCGATGGAAAGTACATCATGTATTGCGTCATATGGGAATGTGTACAACGCTTAAAGTAAAACCATCTCGAAAGGTGGACGAGATGGCTTACTTGTATATTCATCATCATATGAGTACGGATGATATAGGTTTAGCTTACGGTATACGAGGGTCAACAGTGGCCATGTATTTACGGGAGCAAGGTATAGAAATTCGTTCAAATATATTAGAATTAGACGAAAATAGGATAAAAAACTTACGTGCTCAAGGGTATGGTGTTGCCAAAATTGCACAGATGATGGGCTGCTCTGCTTCTGCCGTAAGAAAACGACTAGCCATGAAAAAATATATCTCTCCTTGA
- the floA gene encoding flotillin-like protein FloA (flotillin-like protein involved in membrane lipid rafts): MDVGILILIPILLIGIMVFLYVVPLGLWVSALAAGVNVGIFTLVGMRLRRVNPSQIVMPLIKANKAGLDVNVNQLEAHYLAGGDVDRVVDALIAAERASIPLTFERSAAIDLAGRDVLEAVQMSVNPKVIETPIISAVAKNGIELKVRARVTVRANIDRLVGGAGEATIIARVGEGIVTTVGSSEEHTDVLENPDHISRTVLGKGLDAGTAFEILSIDIADVDVGRNIGAQLQTDQAEADKKIAQARAEERRAMAVATEQEMRAKTQDMQAKVVEAQAEVPKALAEAFRNGNLGVMDYYNMNNIIADTKMRENLADSE; this comes from the coding sequence ATGGATGTAGGTATTTTAATCTTGATTCCCATTCTACTGATTGGGATTATGGTGTTCTTGTATGTTGTGCCATTAGGCCTTTGGGTATCTGCTCTTGCAGCAGGCGTTAATGTTGGAATCTTTACACTTGTAGGCATGCGCTTGCGTCGTGTAAATCCATCCCAAATCGTAATGCCTTTGATTAAAGCTAATAAAGCAGGTCTAGATGTTAATGTAAATCAGCTTGAAGCGCATTACCTTGCAGGTGGTGACGTTGACCGCGTTGTAGATGCTTTGATCGCCGCTGAACGTGCATCTATTCCTTTGACATTCGAACGTTCTGCAGCTATCGACCTTGCAGGTCGTGATGTATTGGAAGCGGTTCAAATGTCCGTTAATCCTAAGGTTATTGAAACACCAATTATCTCTGCAGTAGCAAAAAATGGTATCGAACTCAAGGTTCGTGCTCGTGTAACTGTACGTGCTAATATTGACCGCCTCGTTGGTGGTGCTGGTGAAGCTACGATTATCGCCCGCGTTGGTGAAGGTATCGTAACAACTGTAGGTTCCTCTGAAGAGCATACAGACGTATTAGAAAATCCAGATCACATCTCTCGTACTGTATTGGGTAAAGGCCTTGATGCGGGTACTGCATTTGAAATCTTGTCCATTGATATTGCGGACGTAGACGTAGGACGTAACATCGGTGCTCAATTGCAAACTGACCAAGCGGAAGCGGATAAGAAAATCGCGCAAGCTCGCGCCGAAGAACGTCGTGCTATGGCTGTTGCGACAGAACAAGAAATGCGTGCTAAAACACAAGACATGCAAGCTAAGGTTGTGGAAGCACAAGCTGAAGTACCTAAAGCATTGGCAGAAGCTTTCAGAAATGGTAATCTTGGCGTTATGGATTACTACAATATGAATAATATTATTGCAGACACTAAAATGCGTGAAAATTTAGCAGATAGTGAATAG